The sequence CGCCGGCGGTAAAGGAACGTACCTGTTCCGGCCAGTCTTCGTCCTGGTAATCGAACGTCTCCAGGACGCCGAATTCATCCTTCATTCGTCGGGCTTTCTCTTCGGAAGATGTGGTCAATAACGCTTGCGCCCCAGTAAGTTCCGAGAGTTGTGCGGCGAACACGGAGACCCCGCCCGTGCCGTGCAGCAGGACCCACTCTCCGGCCTGCAATCGACCCTGAGATACGACCGAAGCCCAGGCGGTCAGTCCGGCGATGGGCAACGTCGCGCCTTCGTGGTAGGAGAAGTGGGACGGCATGGAAACCAGGGCGTCCGCGGGATACACCACTTGCTCGCACAGTACGCCGTCCACGCCGCCCGCGCCCACCAGGGTCTTCATCCCTTCGGGCGTAAGTCTACCGGCGGGCCAGCGAAGGAACGGCGCGTTCACGACCCAGTCGCCAGATCGTATCGCTGAGACGCCAGACCCCGTTTTCAACACGTCGCCCGCCATATCGGACCCGGCGACGAACCTGCCCTCGAAGGGTTTTCCGTACCGGCCCCGGGCGACCATGAGGTCCCGGTAATTGAGCGATACGGACCGGACCCTGACCAGTACCTCTCCGGGACCGGGTTCCCCCGGTTCCGCCAGATCGGCCAGGCGAAGCTGGTTGTGGTCAATCACGTATGCGCGCATGGGGGCGATCCTTCATCTATTCCTTCACTTTACCCTACAATCGCAGTTGTTGACCT is a genomic window of Gemmatimonadota bacterium containing:
- a CDS encoding NAD(P)-dependent alcohol dehydrogenase, whose amino-acid sequence is MRAYVIDHNQLRLADLAEPGEPGPGEVLVRVRSVSLNYRDLMVARGRYGKPFEGRFVAGSDMAGDVLKTGSGVSAIRSGDWVVNAPFLRWPAGRLTPEGMKTLVGAGGVDGVLCEQVVYPADALVSMPSHFSYHEGATLPIAGLTAWASVVSQGRLQAGEWVLLHGTGGVSVFAAQLSELTGAQALLTTSSEEKARRMKDEFGVLETFDYQDEDWPEQVRSFTAGAGVDLVVDVAGGQTFAKSLKACALHARISLVGILDGFETRLNPFDIIGRQIQVRGIYTSSTEDLRDLARACEASGLRPCIDRVFSFDEVPAAYDYLESQRHIGKIVCTLP